The Musa acuminata AAA Group cultivar baxijiao chromosome BXJ1-3, Cavendish_Baxijiao_AAA, whole genome shotgun sequence genome window below encodes:
- the LOC135580868 gene encoding sucrose transport protein SUT2-like isoform X2, whose amino-acid sequence MTVPGRHRPSTTAMAAAAAEAGGREAVALPHKVSRRQLLRVASVACGVQFGWALQLSLLTPYVQELGIPHQWASLVWLCGPLSGLIVQPFVGHMSDRCASPFGRRRPYIVGGAAAISTAVLLVGFSADIGSALGDPGGGETRYRAIAVYLLGFWLLDVGNNTTQGPCRALLADLTGKDHRRTRVANAYFSLFMALGNILGYATGSFSRWFSIFPFSVTSACGINCANLKSAFLLDVVILAITTCITVLSAKETPLSSAGGLMDSSGETQVQLNTEHEAFLWELIGSCRYLTLPIWMVLIVTALTWIGWFPFILFDTDWMGREIYKGDPNEGTNYQIGVRMGASGLLLNSVVLGCTSVVLEKICRKWGAGLTWGIANILMFLCFLAMLIISSWAKNKEYPQNGLPPDGVVVASLVIFTILGAPLAVTYTIPYAMISARTEPLGFGQGLAMGILNLAIVIPQEVHFLGSLRMNQSSSPLRSYVEDVITCCFETNIDESEVSVDLRMDRK is encoded by the exons ATGACGGTTCCGGGGCGCCATAGGCCATCGACGACggcgatggcggcggcggcggcagaggCGGGGGGAAGGGAGGCGGTGGCGCTGCCGCACAAGGTCTCGCGGCGGCAGCTGCTGCGGGTGGCGTCGGTGGCGTGCGGGGTGCAGTTCGGGTGGGCGCTCCAGCTGTCGCTGCTCACGCCGTACGTGCAGGAGCTGGGGATCCCCCACCAGTGGGCCAGTCTAGTGTGGCTCTGCGGGCCGCTCTCCGGCCTCATCGTCCAGCCCTTCGTCGGCCACATGAGCGACCGCTGCGCCAGCCCATTCGGCCGCCGAAGACCATACATCGTCGGCGGGGCCGCCGCTATATCCACCGCCGTCCTTCTCGTCGGGTTCTCTGCGGACATCGGCAGCGCCCTCGGCGACCCCGGCGGCGGGGAGACCCGGTACCGCGCGATCGCCGTCTACCTGCTAGGGTTTTGGCTGCTGGACGTTGGGAACAACACCACCCAGGGACCCTGCAGGGCGCTCCTTGCCGATCTCACAG GCAAGGATCACAGACGGACTCGGGTAGCTAATGCTTATTTTTCACTCTTCATGGCACTGGGGAATATACTCGGCTATGCTACTGGATCTTTTAGTCGTTGGTTTAGCATATTTCCCTTCAGTGTCACTTCAGCATGCGGCATAAATTGTGCCAATCTCAAATCTGCTTTTCTTCTTGATGTTGTTATTCTTGCAATCACTACTTGCATCACTGTATTATCAGCCAAGGAAACTCCTCTTTCTTCTGCTGGCGGACTTATGGATTCTTCTGGAGAGACACAAGTGCAGTTAAATACTGAGCATGAGGCTTTTCTATGGGAATTAATTGGTTCGTGTAGGTATCTAACTCTGCCTATTTGGATGGTTCTAATTGTCACTGCACTTACTTGGATAGGATGGTTTCCATTCATTCTTTTTGATACTGATTGGATGGGCCGGGAGATCTACAAGGGAGACCCAAATGAAGGGACAAATTATCAAATTGGAGTCAGAATGGGTGCTTCTGGTCTATTGTTGAACTCTGTTGTTCTTGGATGTACCTCGGTGGTCTTGGAAAAAATCTGCAGAAAGTGGGGTGCTGGCTTGACCTGGGGAATTGCCAACATTCTCATGTTTTTGTGCTTTTTAGCAATGCTTATAATATCTTCTTGGGCAAAAAATAAGGAATACCCGCAAAATGGACTTCCTCCGGATGGTGTTGTTGTTGCTTCACTTGTTATTTTTACGATCCTTGGGGCACCTTTGGCA GTCACATATACTATTCCTTATGCAATGATTTCTGCACGTACAGAACCTTTAGGATTTGGCCAGG GGTTGGCGATGGGCATCTTAAATTTGGCGATTGTGATACCTCAG GAAGTCCACTTTCTTGGATCACTTAGAATGAATCAATCTTCTTCACCCCTAAGATCTTATGTAGAGGATGTCATCACATGCTGTTTTGAGACAAACATAGATGAATCTGAAGTCAGTGTAGACCTGAGGATGGATAGGAAGTAG
- the LOC135632107 gene encoding uncharacterized protein LOC135632107 gives MAANPSPIPSFKIILGSSSVARRHILSEMGYQFEVMTADIDEKSIRRDNPDELVMVLAEAKADAIISRIMSEGYVERIDEPTLLITSDIVVVHEGIIREKPSSTEEARQFLKGYSGGHVSTVGSVLVTNLKTGRRYGGLDKAEVYFHDIPDEIVENLIDEGVVFNVAGGLLLEHPLTLPFVEAVVGTTDSVMGLAKSLTEKLIREALLPDS, from the exons ATGGCGGCGAATCCTTCTCCTATTCCGTCGTTTAAG ATAATCTTGGGATCTTCGTCGGTGGCTCGTCGGCATATTCTATCTGAGATGGGATATCAATTTGAAGTCATG ACCGCAGACATAGACGAGAAGAGTATTCGCAGGGACAATCCAGATGAATTGGTCATGGTTCTTGCGGAGGCAAAG GCTGATGCCATCATATCCAGGATAATGTCCGAAGGTTACGTGGAAAGGATTGATGAACCAACACTCTTAATTACTTCTGATATA GTGGTGGTCCATGAAGGAATAATCAGAGAAAAGCCAAGCAGCACGGAAGAAGCCCGTCAGTTCCTCAAAG GCTATTCTGGAGGCCATGTATCAACGGTGGGTTCGGTTCTTGTTACTAATCTCAAGACAGGCAGGAGGTACGGAGGTTTGGATAAAGCTGAG GTCTATTTCCATGACATACCAGATGAGATCGTCGAGAACCTG ATCGACGAGGGTGTTGTATTCAATGTTGCTGGTGGCTTACTGCTAGAACACCCATTAACTTTGCCATTTGTTGAAGCAGTG GTCGGAACCACAGATAGTGTCATGGGACTCGCAAAGTCTCTCACAGAAAAGCTTATCCGTGAAGCGCTTCTGCCAGATTCCTAA
- the LOC135580868 gene encoding sucrose transport protein SUT2-like isoform X1 produces the protein MTVPGRHRPSTTAMAAAAAEAGGREAVALPHKVSRRQLLRVASVACGVQFGWALQLSLLTPYVQELGIPHQWASLVWLCGPLSGLIVQPFVGHMSDRCASPFGRRRPYIVGGAAAISTAVLLVGFSADIGSALGDPGGGETRYRAIAVYLLGFWLLDVGNNTTQGPCRALLADLTGKDHRRTRVANAYFSLFMALGNILGYATGSFSRWFSIFPFSVTSACGINCANLKSAFLLDVVILAITTCITVLSAKETPLSSAGGLMDSSGETQVQLNTEHEAFLWELIGSCRYLTLPIWMVLIVTALTWIGWFPFILFDTDWMGREIYKGDPNEGTNYQIGVRMGASGLLLNSVVLGCTSVVLEKICRKWGAGLTWGIANILMFLCFLAMLIISSWAKNKEYPQNGLPPDGVVVASLVIFTILGAPLAVTYTIPYAMISARTEPLGFGQGLAMGILNLAIVIPQVLISVGSGPLDQLFGGGNSPAFAVGALAAFVSGLVAIIGIPRSQIAGRRGQR, from the exons ATGACGGTTCCGGGGCGCCATAGGCCATCGACGACggcgatggcggcggcggcggcagaggCGGGGGGAAGGGAGGCGGTGGCGCTGCCGCACAAGGTCTCGCGGCGGCAGCTGCTGCGGGTGGCGTCGGTGGCGTGCGGGGTGCAGTTCGGGTGGGCGCTCCAGCTGTCGCTGCTCACGCCGTACGTGCAGGAGCTGGGGATCCCCCACCAGTGGGCCAGTCTAGTGTGGCTCTGCGGGCCGCTCTCCGGCCTCATCGTCCAGCCCTTCGTCGGCCACATGAGCGACCGCTGCGCCAGCCCATTCGGCCGCCGAAGACCATACATCGTCGGCGGGGCCGCCGCTATATCCACCGCCGTCCTTCTCGTCGGGTTCTCTGCGGACATCGGCAGCGCCCTCGGCGACCCCGGCGGCGGGGAGACCCGGTACCGCGCGATCGCCGTCTACCTGCTAGGGTTTTGGCTGCTGGACGTTGGGAACAACACCACCCAGGGACCCTGCAGGGCGCTCCTTGCCGATCTCACAG GCAAGGATCACAGACGGACTCGGGTAGCTAATGCTTATTTTTCACTCTTCATGGCACTGGGGAATATACTCGGCTATGCTACTGGATCTTTTAGTCGTTGGTTTAGCATATTTCCCTTCAGTGTCACTTCAGCATGCGGCATAAATTGTGCCAATCTCAAATCTGCTTTTCTTCTTGATGTTGTTATTCTTGCAATCACTACTTGCATCACTGTATTATCAGCCAAGGAAACTCCTCTTTCTTCTGCTGGCGGACTTATGGATTCTTCTGGAGAGACACAAGTGCAGTTAAATACTGAGCATGAGGCTTTTCTATGGGAATTAATTGGTTCGTGTAGGTATCTAACTCTGCCTATTTGGATGGTTCTAATTGTCACTGCACTTACTTGGATAGGATGGTTTCCATTCATTCTTTTTGATACTGATTGGATGGGCCGGGAGATCTACAAGGGAGACCCAAATGAAGGGACAAATTATCAAATTGGAGTCAGAATGGGTGCTTCTGGTCTATTGTTGAACTCTGTTGTTCTTGGATGTACCTCGGTGGTCTTGGAAAAAATCTGCAGAAAGTGGGGTGCTGGCTTGACCTGGGGAATTGCCAACATTCTCATGTTTTTGTGCTTTTTAGCAATGCTTATAATATCTTCTTGGGCAAAAAATAAGGAATACCCGCAAAATGGACTTCCTCCGGATGGTGTTGTTGTTGCTTCACTTGTTATTTTTACGATCCTTGGGGCACCTTTGGCA GTCACATATACTATTCCTTATGCAATGATTTCTGCACGTACAGAACCTTTAGGATTTGGCCAGG GGTTGGCGATGGGCATCTTAAATTTGGCGATTGTGATACCTCAG GTGCTAATATCTGTGGGAAGTGGGCCATTGGATCAATTATTTGGTGGTGGCAACTCACCAGCCTTTGCTGTAGGAGCACTTGCAGCTTTTGTGAGCGGACTTGTGGCAATTATTGGTATTCCTCGGTCCCAGATTGCGGGACGAAGGGGTCAAAGATAA